ATGGAGCTTTCAGTGACGCTGCTAATGCTTACatgcaaaaaattattaatttcttggTGCCAAATGGGTCACCACTTCTTGCTAATATATATTCCTATTTTGCTTatgctaataataaaaaagatataccATTAGAATATGCTCTTTTTACTCAACAAGGTAAGAATGATGTTGGGTACCAGAATTTATTTGATGCTATGCTGGATTCAACGTATGCTGCTTTGGAGAAAATAGGTGCAAATAATTTGCAAATTGTTGTGTCTGAGAGTGGCTGGCCAAGTTTTGGTGGAGTTGGAGCTTCAATTCAAAATGCAGGTACTTACtatcaaaatttgattaatCATGTTAAGGGTGGGACTGGGACCCCAAAGAGACCCAATGGACCTATAGAGACTTATTTGTTTGCTATGTACGATGAGAATCAGAAGCCAGGTGCAGAAACTGAGAGGCATTTTGGTCTTTATCATGCTGATAAATCAGGCAAATTCAACCTTAATTTCAAGTGAACTAATTATTAGTACTACTAATACCTAATAATAGTTCCACTTTCATCCCTTTAATAAATGTTTAGGTGATCCTCAGTTTCAATCTGAATGAATAATTCAATAAAGGATAATATTTATGTTTGTAATAATTTATGATGCTATTTTTATGgatgctattttttttaatatttagtttgCTATCTTCCATATCCatcacttaaaatttgacacttaTAATATGGTACCACCTATGTATTTTCTCAAATAAAGtgcttcatttttatttttttgaaaacagcaAACTCTTTTCATAACTTATTATGATTGTATTTTGTAAAGttgcataaaatattttacgCTGGTCAATTAGTTGCTACATATATAAGGTGTGATTCGAATTTTTGAACACTTGCATAAAAATGTTAATAACCATAAGACCCATGACGAGAGAGAAATCGTAGGTTaggaattttcacaaaataattttgttaaagtataaatccaaaccaacaattaaccctcaatcaaagtttaatttgtttgtcacaagtgcaaaccaataataataaccgagagtattagatctcggatcgtctctcaaaggaattacaGTGAGATATACATGTTATCAGTTATGAGGTTCAAGCATAGTTATCAAAACCGAACCGGTAATCAAACCGGTCATACGACCGGGTCACCGAGTTACTGGTTCAACCGATAGATCACTGATTCATCCGGTTAACCTGttcataactaaaaaatattaaaattttatgaataaaattaaaataatgtcttaaaaattaaaacataaatctttacaaacattaataatttaatatcaatttttaaacATAACTAACGATGTAAAAGAAGATAACATATTAGTCTTTAATACAAAATactgttttaatttaaattaacaaaGACGAGTGAAAGATAACATAGTCGGTAAATCCACAATTTGTTTACAATGACCCCAAGCAGGATCAATCTCCTCTCTATTATTATAAACTCTATGATTGTcacaaatactaaaaataagaaAGGGCTAGGTGTCCATGCCACCAACCAACtcctgaaagaaaaataagagctTCCCCGGTAAACCAGTAGAACTTATCCCTGGGGACCAAGAACAAGCTCCAAAGAAGAGGAAGGACTTCTCACAATCTTAGGTACAATGGCTAATTAGAAAGCATTTCCATTCAAGGAAAAGAAACACAGCAACACACAACAACTAATGATAATCAACAACCACCAAAGTTCACTAATGATAATCAACAATGAATTTAACTATTCAATCAAAGTTCACTAAAATTTTCTCAAGTTCAacaaaaactctaaaaaatcataCAACAGCAACAATTGCCagattcaacaataattctaaCCAAAATTTACATCAAACCAGAGAaagaacagcaacaacaactctAAAAAATCAACATTCAACAAACAGAAAGAACAGCAAAAACTCTAAAATTTGCTCAGGTTCACCAAAATTAACATCGAATCAGCGAAAGAACAGTAGCAACAACTCTAAAAAACTAACATTTAACAAACCGAAAGAACAGCAACAACTCTAAAATTTGCTCAGGTTCACCAAAATTAACATCGAATCAGAGAaagaacagcaacaacaactctAAAAAAAACCAACATTCAACAAACAGAAAAAACAGCAACAACTCTAAAATTTGCTCAGGTTCACCAAAATTAGCATCAAATCAGAGAAATAACAGCAACAActctaaaaactaaataaaacagcaaaaattcatttttaacaACCACCAGATTCACCGAAATCAACATTGAACTAGAGAAAGAATAGGGTCGAAAACTGGAGCTCGCTTGGTAGAGAAGACGACGACCACCACCACTCGAGGGAGCAGATACTGCTTCACTGGTTTCAACGAAGCGAATGCAGGGTCACGGACTCACGGTGAGAGACCGAGAGAGCGATGAGGTGAGAGACCCAGAGACTGAAAGTGACGAGCTGAGAACGCCGAGGGAGTGACGAACTGACGATGAAGGGAGAGACGAGGTGAGGGTGAGGGGTTGCCGGTAGGGGTgttcgcggtgcggtttggttcCATTTTTTAGGGAAAAGTCATTTGATCCAATCGTATAATTAAActgcggttcggtttggttcgattttttTATCAAAGCCATCCGAACCaaatcaaaccaattaaaatcggtttggtttggttcggttttttcggttttttcaatcaattaacaaaaatacatcACGATTAGCAACGCTTTGGGCAAGGCTGATGAGTGATGGCCCCTTCACTATAATCCGTACCAGTCAAATCAGAGAACCTGGAAATGTAGTAAGAGTAAGATTAATAACACATGCAAtgcaacacaaaaaaaattagatatctCTCAGAAACCAATAGGCAGAACTTCCAAGTACTTATAAGTGTACCTTCCCTCAAAAAAAAGCATATAATAGTATATACATTTCCATGCCACCTTTATGTAGCAACTTTCTTTGTTTACTTGAATATAtctttgtttttcatgattttcaCGTATTCACACCTTGCTTTTGATGCTATAGAACTCTCATTTAATTAGCAAttaaatatatttgtgtatgAACAAATTTATATGGCACGATATTCACATGCCttccaatttccaacaatacacATTTTGTTATAATAAATAGTAATTCAGAAATTTGCTAACTTTTACAAagtctttcttttctcttttttatataaaagaatTATACAGCATATATTACTAAAAGTGCAGAACATCCCAAGAAATACCATACCCTTGTTTAGCTAATTCTTGGAGAAGCAAACCATTGCCTGTCCCAATGTCAATTACACTCCAACTAGACAAAACTTTATTTCCTAATTCACTAGCTTCAGCTTTGTCAACATGATTTGGTATGCAGCCTTGAGAGATGTCAACGCACAAGACTTTTGTCCAAGATGCAACTACTTTCATCACATCAGCCCCAAACCTGCACATCCAAAATAAAGgcagaaaaaataaatgaaagttAAACAAGTCATAATGTTCATCATTATAGATAGCGCAACAATGTATCACTACCAAAAATTGCCTATAACAACAATGTTCACCACTGCCTAGAAGTTCTCTTAACCAAATTAACCAAGTCACAACAATGAATCAATAACCAGCAATGAATCAATAACCAACAAGACAACAACAATACCAAATTATCAAGTcagcaataaatcaataaacaGCAATGATCAAGAATAAAGTGAACAAAATCTGAACAATAAACGGATAGCCCTAAATTGAATAAGAAATCAATAACAAGGAAGACCAAATTACCAACATAAACTGAACAATAAACCATTAACCAGCATTCCAGCAATACCAAATTATCAAGAATAAAGTGAACAAAAACTAAACAGTAAACTGATAACCCTAAACTGAACAAGAAATCAATAACAAGCAAGACCAAATTACCAACATAAACTgaacaataaatcaataaccAGCATTCCAGCAATACCAAATTATCAAGAATAAAGTGAACAAAATCTGAACAATAAACTGATAACCCTATACTGAACAAAAAATCAATAACAAGGAAGACCAAATTACCAACAAAAACTGAACAATAAACCATTAACCAGCATTCCAGCATTCCGTGTTTGTGGTGCACCGGCGGTGGAGGATCTCTGCTCTGTTCGGCGGTGGGATTCGGAGGAAGGCTTCAAGGTGGTGGGACTTAGGAGGAACGTCGGTGCTGCCGGCCTCCAACTCAAGGACGTGGGTGGCTACTGGCTGGCTCTGTAGCTGGGTTGGCACTGTGCAGAGGGCGAGATATGGTGCATTGCGTGGTTACTGGTTTGGTTTCCATTGGGGATTTGGGGGTTAGGTTTcgaatggggatttggggtggGTTAGGGACGCAGTCGCGCAACAGGTTTTTTCAGTTTTCGGTTTGTTCGGTTCTCGATTTTTCGGTTTGGTTCATCGGTTTAGTTCGGTCAGGATcggttttgaacacccctagTTGTCGGCATTGAGATCGAGAGAGTGATGAGGTGAGGGTGAGGGGATGCTGGCGCAGAGCTCAAGAGAGTGACCAGGTGAGGGTGAGGGGCTACCCGCTGCCGATGCCGAGCTCGAGAGAGTAGAGACAGAGATACGAGGGCTTCAGAGGGGGTAGTTCCACTCTGAGATGCCAGGGAGTTAGGGTTCATTCAAAGAGGAGGTGGGGTGGGTCTGAAACGATGCCGTTTCagggaagaaaaaataaaaaataataataaacatgaCCCAGACCGGGTTCAACCAGGTTTATTGCGTGAATGGTTCAACGAGTGGCTCGGTTCGACCAGGTGACCGGGTTTTCGGTTGAACCGTCTGGGTCGAGCCAGGTTTGATAACTATGGATTCAAGGGGGATGGTTTACAAGTAAGAagacaagaatttaaatgacaacaaagtaaatcaaacaactaaagataataaatgctaaagaggcattcatggcaaggattgagaatcaaTGTTTTCTATCCTAATCATTAATTATAACACAATAATTAACAAGAGATAAACCTATTATGTTATCTTCACATCGGAAGAAAGTCAAATATGCCTAGTTAACCCTAATCCATAAGTAATttcaatggaaacaagattaactaacaactctagatcaccaattcaaattgggtattaatgactcaagattaccAAGCTCCTCTTTCCAAGCCAaaaatgctcaaaatctactctaaaactaatccaagcattttatcaaacacttggtgtgcataaaaagaaaagcatattaaattgcgagaaataataaaatctagaactaccaaatgcaagaaaataatagtaacaaCTCAATTAAGCAACAAGGAAACAcaaaacatcaaattgcattaaaagaaattgaaatcaaTAAGAGTTCATAACATAAAAGTGACAAAAGGGAAATTAACAATGTAAACTAAGAGAATAAAGATGTAAGAACAAGAGAATGCAAGGAAAACTaattgaaaacaagaattaaaccctaaatctaagagagattaacctaaatcTACCTTAATtatattctagagagaagagaagagggagcttatctctctagaaaactaccctaaaatatgTTTCTAACCTAatctaattgctcccccttcATCCTTCTTGAATTTGGCCTTTAatacttcagaaatgagttggatttgggctggaagagctcagaaatcgcccccagcgtattttgtttaatgaggtcacgtgacaaacgtcatgcatacgcatggatcacgcgtacgcgtggcctgGCAAGTTCCTCTCTCAcgcgcgcgtacgcgtgggtcacgcgtacgcgtcgtcatGAATTTAccaaatcctcatttcttcatgaattcttcactttgcatgctttttttttcttcttgaatccaatccttgcctcctaaGCCTGAAATTACTatcaaacacatcaaggcatcgaatagaACTAAAGAGAATCAAAATAAGCAAATTAAgtgcctaaaaagcatgttttcactcttaagcacaaattaggaaaaattcacaaaaccatactatttcattgaataaatgtgagaaaagttgataaaatcctctaaattcaacacaagataaaccctaaagatggggtttgtcaacctccccacacttaaaccaagcatgtcctcatactAAACCAAGAAAGATACAAGAaggggtatcaacatttattcaatgcaagtAAACTATTTATATGGAACCTATCTACATGCATGCAagtacttggtcaaaataagaGAATTCCTAAGAAAGCATGTATAAACATAAGGGCTAAAGCAATCACAATCAatcaaatccacaattgaattgagttattgaaaGGAGTTTACAAACTTTCAAGATAAGTGATGATCATGGGTGAAagcatgtaattgagcaatcgaacccctcATCGGATGTGTATacgctctagtcactcaagtgtatggggttgattcactctaTTCTCCTCTaaacatgctttctaagatttgtttttcatctaacaatcaacaattattcaatgtatACATACAAATATCACGAGGACTTatccataggttgtaatggggatagggtcaaggtaaggatatatatggttattaagtgagcttgaattttgaatctttgattaacctaagctcttacCAAACagatataacaacctatacaattctaatacaacctaactacccattctttactttttcacacactcatgcattcttttcaaccataacacatatgcattgttattattactcTACTTTAgggtattttgtcccctttttattgctttatttattcttttttcctttttcttttccttctttttttattttatttttttctttttttcacaataaaatatatataaaagtatcAACGCATATGGCTTAAAcatttaatgcatgagtatgtacccaattctcaaaattttcaatgaaaatacaaaaaacacacttttatctcaaccaatgttcccaagcttTCTCACACTTAAATGATACACACGCTCACTAGtataagctaatcaaagatccaaacaagggacatttattatttttcacttaggggtggtgatgtgctaaaattaagaataaaagagaattaaaataagGTCAAAATTGGTTAGTAATAGTAGATAAAATGGTAAGgtcatttgggtaagtgagcttcAATGAAATAAAGGCctaaatcatataaatgcattcatataccaaataatggacataaaaaatcaaacaaatcaaatactacaattatagaaagagaataatacacacaagaaggaaaatagtagttatatgatgtaaccacataATTAGACTAAAAAACTCACAAGTttatgtgttcttagctcaaaaacaagttccacaatatataattcaagcaaatTCAATGAAAATTTTTTCGGGAAAGTGAATGCACCTAATTTGAAGATTGTTGTGTCTGAGAGTGGTTGGCCATCACAAGGTGTTGGAGCTAGTGATCAAAATGTAGGAACTTATTATAAGAATTTGATTAATCATGCTAATTTGGTACATCTACAATGATGACATAGTGGATAACACGTGAACGAATACTGTTGTGATATATGACACAAACTGACACGTGGCCAAATAGTATTGTGACACATGGTACAACCATCCACATCAACAAGCTACGTATCACTGGTCAACACATCATTATACCATTACACGAGGATAAACCATGGAGTGACATGTGTCACTAACAGTTCAAATCATCAAGCCAAGTCATCACGCCGTTAACAAAAAATGGTCAGGGACTAACATGGTGCACTTTTGTCAATCTTAGAAAAGTAATTGGTGCAAATGGAATCTCAAAGACGATTTTAGTGCACGATAACATTCAGAAGCTTCTTGAAGAAATTTGACTTCACTCACCCATTGAATCCACCATCTTCTACGACAATCTTGGATCGGAGTTGTACTTCTAGCCAAGAATCCTGTCCTTCACAGTAGGAGTAAGTATTTTGACGTGGACCTCCACTTTATTCGTGATCGTGTTTCTAAAGGCCAGTTTTATGTTGTTTATATTCCTTCTCATGTACAAATTactgatatttttacaaaagcTCTACTAGCTACCTTGTTCAATGAATTTATGTTCGAACTAAGGATGTTTTCAAAAACCCCCTTTAGTTGAGGGGGTGTAGAAAATACAAATGTATTAGAAGTCACTTAAGGTATATAAATAGCTAGGATGTTTTCTAAATTATCTCTCTTTGCATCTTTGTTCTCTATGAAGTGCCTTTACTAAGTTATACTCTTTGAACTATTCTCACAATAATTTCATAGGAAAGTCCAAACAAGTGGAGGTGTATCGTGTAATCTCTCAAGAGTTATACAGCATAGCCGCGAAAGCCTCCACTTCTGCTAGATTGGCTTTTTTCTGCCTTATCTTATGCCTATGTGAGGCCGCTCGAGTCTGCATTGATCGAGACACCCTTATTGACGTCGACAGGCCAATCACTAGGAGGGGTATGGAGTATGCGAAGGAGTAAGCCCGAGCACCGCCTCAGGCGCCATTTCCCTCCTCGGCCAGAGCAGCCTGAGATGCCTCAGGGATATTACTTCCCTCCACTAGGATCAGCTGATAGCATCTATTGGGCAGCTGACATCCTCCATTGATCAGCTGAAGTTGGACCATGAGGGCCACTCTGCTCTCCTCCAGCAGCTAGTGGAGGAGAAACAGAGTTAAAGGCGGGATATGAATGAGTTGAGGCATCATTTTGGATCTTGGAGAGGTTTTCCAAGAGGGAGCGGCCACCATAACGAATGTGGTTGAGTTTTTTTATCtactattttttctattttctatttttttaattattatatcttATTTTCTGCTAGCTGTTTAAATCCTTTGCATGATTAGTagtatctttagtttttctagtttagttaattaatttagtaatttatgcttattttgaaaaaatatctcatgtattactcactgaacttgaaaaatcaaaagaaaaacaaaagaagtaGTATAATGTATGAGACTTGAGTCATATATTCTGAGTTGTCTTATttactttgatgtggtggtattatatgtgattctgaatgtatgaatttaAT
The genomic region above belongs to Arachis duranensis cultivar V14167 chromosome 3, aradu.V14167.gnm2.J7QH, whole genome shotgun sequence and contains:
- the LOC107477303 gene encoding LOW QUALITY PROTEIN: glucan endo-1,3-beta-glucosidase, acidic-like (The sequence of the model RefSeq protein was modified relative to this genomic sequence to represent the inferred CDS: inserted 1 base in 1 codon; deleted 1 base in 1 codon), which encodes MVAAQSPGVCYGMIPGNLPSKKETIDLYKSNGITRMRIYXSTEVFEALKGSNIELIVDVAKESLQAISSNPNAAKDWVNTNIVPYSKNIKFRYIMVGNEIHPGDVEANTFFSGMQNIHDALASSNLGQIKASAAIDSSLLGKSYPPSDGAFSDAANAYMQKIINFLVPNGSPLLANIYSYFAYANNKKDIPLEYALFTQQGKNDVGYQNLFDAMLDSTYAALEKIGANNLQIVVSESGWPSFGGVGASIQNAGTYYQNLINHVKGGTGTPKRPNGPIETYLFAMYDENQKPGAETERHFGLYHADKSGKFNLNFK
- the LOC107477316 gene encoding uncharacterized protein LOC107477316 gives rise to the protein MLVNGLLFSFCWFGADVMKVVASWTKVLCVDISQGCIPNHVDKAEASELGNKVLSSWSVIDIGTGNGLLLQELAKQGFSDLTGTDYSEGAITHQPCPKRC